A single Triticum dicoccoides isolate Atlit2015 ecotype Zavitan chromosome 2A, WEW_v2.0, whole genome shotgun sequence DNA region contains:
- the LOC119356532 gene encoding polyphenol oxidase, chloroplastic-like gives MEISTSVARCTRMPCSLQALVPTKARQTRRLTCKATGGRVDRRDVLLGLGSAAAAGLGAQRGRGAIAAPIQAPDLGNCNPPDLPNTAPDTNCCPTSGTGIIDFVLPPASSAPLRVRPAAHLADAEYLAKYERAVALMKQLPADDPRSFEQQWRVHCAYCDGAYDQVGFPDLEIQVHNCWLFFPWHRFYLYFHERILGKLIGDDTFALPFWNWDAPDGMTLPAIYANRSSPLYNERRNPAHQPPFPVDLDFNEIDVIIPTDEQIDQNLNIMYRQMVSGAKKTRLFMGQPYRAGDQPDPGAGSVENVPHGTMHTWTGDPAQPNNEDMGNFYSAARDPIFFAHHGNIDRLWHVWRGLRPGNADFTDTDWLDTAFLFYDEEARPVRVRVRDCLDPAAMGYAYQGVGLPWLKAKPAKRSRRTPAPAAGALPATLRETVRVTVTRPQVSRSDKEKEEAEEVLIVEGIQVADHFKFVKFDVLVNAPESGGDAASGYCAGSVAMTPHMVRTNKKKGSVKTVARFGVCDLMDNIGADGDKTVVVSLVPRCGGELVTIGGVSIGYTK, from the exons ATGGAGATCAGCACGAGCGTGGCAAGGTGCACTCGCATGCCGTGCAGCCTCCAAGCCCTCGTGCCCACGAAGGCGAGGCAGACGCGGCGCCTGACGTGCAAGGCAACCGGCGGCCGCGTCGACCGCCGCGACGTGCTCCTCGGCCTCGGCAGCGCCGCGGCGGCCGGGCTGGGCGCGCAGCGGGGCCGAGGGGCGATTGCCGCGCCCATCCAGGCCCCGGACCTCGGCAACTGCAACCCGCCCGACCTCCCGAACACGGCGCCTGACACCAACTGCTGCCCGACGTCCGGCACCGGCATCATCGACTTCGTGCTGCCGCCGGCCTCCTCGGCGCCGCTCCGCGTGCGCCCGGCCGCGCACCTGGCGGACGCGGAGTACCTGGCCAAGTACGAGCGGGCCGTGGCGCTCATGAAGCAGCTGCCCGCCGACGACCCGCGCAGCTTCGAGCAGCAGTGGCGCGTGCACTGCGCCTACTGCGACGGCGCCTACGACCAGGTCGGCTTCCCGGACCTGGAGATCCAGGTGCACAACTGCTGGCTCTTCTTCCCATGGCACAG GTTCTACCTCTACTTCCACGAGCGGATCCTCGGCAAGCTCATCGGCGACGACACCTTCGCGCTGCCCTTCTGGAACTGGGACGCGCCGGACGGCATGACGCTGCCGGCGATCTACGCCAACAGGTCGTCGCCGCTCTACAACGAGAGGCGCAACCCCGCCCACCAGCCGCCGTTCCCGGTCGACCTCGACTTCAACGAGATAGATGTCATCATCCCAACAGACGAGCAGATCGACCAGAACCTCAACATCATGTACCGCCAGATGGTGTCGGGTGCCAAGAAGACTCGGCTGTTCATGGGGCAGCCGTACCGCGCCGGCGACCAGCCGGACCCTGGCGCGGGCTCCGTGGAGAACGTGCCGCACGGCACGATGCACACCTGGACGGGCGACCCGGCGCAACCCAACAACGAGGACATGGGCAACTTCTACTCGGCGGCGCGCGACCCCATCTTCTTCGCGCACCACGGCAACATCGACCGCCTCTGGCACGTCTGGCGCGGCCTCCGCCCCGGcaacgccgacttcaccgacactgaCTGGCTTGACACCGCCTTCCTCTTCTACGACGAGGAGGCCCGCCCCGTGCGCGTCCGCGTCCGCGACTGCCTCGACCCGGCCGCCATGGGGTACGCGTACCAGGGCGTCGGCCTGCCGTGGCTGAAAGCCAAGCCGGCCAAGAGATCCCGCAGGACGCCGGCGCCCGCCGCGGGCGCGCTCCCGGCGACGCTGAGGGAGACCGTGCGGGTGACGGTGACAAGGCCCCAGGTGTCGAGGAGCGacaaggagaaggaggaggcggaggaggtgctGATCGTCGAGGGGATCCAGGTCGCCGACCACTTCAAGTTCGTCAAGTTCGACGTGCTGGTGAACGCGCCCGAGAGCGGAGGCGATGCCGCGTCGGGGTACTGCGCCGGCAGCGTCGCGATGACGCCGCACATGGTCCGGACGAACAAGAAGAAGGGCTCCGTGAAGACGGTGGCGAGGTTCGGCGTCTGCGACCTCATGGACAACATCGGGGCAGACGGCGACAAGACGGTGGTCGTGTCGCTTGTGCCCAGGTGCGGCGGCGAGCTGGTCACCATCGGCGGCGTCAGCATCGGCTATACCAAGTGA